The Cryobacterium roopkundense sequence AGGTTAAAAGCATGACGACGACGGCCGGCACCCAGGTTGTGCACGCACGAGCGCCGGGCAAGATCAACGTCTTTCTCAAGGTCGGCGCCGTGATGGAAGACGGCTACCACGACCTCGCCACGGCCTTCCAGGCCGTGTCGCTGAGCGAAGAAGTGCGCGCCTACCCCGCAACGGACTTTTCGGTTGAATTCACCGGTTCCATCGACACCTCCGGCCTCGCGACCGGCGGCAGCAACCTCGCCATCAAGGCGGCCCGTGCCCTCGCTCGGCAGGCGGGCTATCGCGGGGGAGTGCACCTCGAGATCGAGAAGAACGTTCCGATCGCCGGCGGAATGGGCGGCGGCTCTGCGGATGCCGCGGCCACGCTCCTTGCGTGCGACGCCCTCTGGGGCACGAACGCCACAAAGGAGGAACTGCTCGCCATCGGCGCGCAACTCGGTGCAGACGTACCGTTCGCCTTCACGGGCGGCACGGCCATCGGCACCGGCCGCGGCGACCAGCTGAGCCCCGCCCTCGCGAAGGGCAAGTTTCAGTGGGTGCTCGCCCTCGCGGAATTCGGCATGTCGACCCCCGCGGTATACCAGGAACTCGACCGCCACCGTGATCGTCACGCCCAGGACATCTTTCCCGCCGAGGTGCAGCCCACAGTCGATGCGAAGGTGCTGCTCGCGCTGCGCGCGGGCGACCCGCACATGCTCGCCGACGTGTTGCACAACGATCTGCAGGCTCCGGCGCTGCACCTGGCCCCCGGCCTCGGTTCGGTCATCCAGCTCGGTGAGGAGAACGGCGCCCTGGCCGGCATCATTTCGGGCTCAGGGCCCACGGTTGCATTCCTCGTAGCTGATGCCGACAGCGCGCTCGAGCTGCAGGTCGCGCTCTCCGCGTCTCGCCTCCGGGTCGTGCGGGCAACAGGTCCCGTGCACGGCGCTCGCCTCATCAACGACTGACCCCACCTCCGGAGACCCCCGCCCAGCTGACTCTCGGCGTGCCGTAAACTTGGAGGCTATGGCACATCTTCTCGGGGCTGAGTCCCTGCACCTCGAATATCCCACCCGCGTCATCTTCGACAGCGTTACCGCCGGCCTCAACGAAGGGGACCGCATCGGCGTCGTCGGTCGTAACGGCGACGGCAAGTCGACCCTCATGCGCCTGCTCGCTGGCCGTATCGAGCCCGACGAAGGTCGCGTCACGCGCCGCCGGGGCGTTACCATCGGCATGCTCGACCAGTCCGACGACCTCGCCTCCGGCATGACCGTAGGGCACACAATCGTCGGCGGCATCGATGAGCACGTTTGGGCGGGCGACGCCAAGGTTCGGGACGTGATCGCCGGACTCGTGCGTGACATCCCCTGGGACGCCCTCGTCGACGACCTCTCGGGTGGCCAGCGCCGCCGAGTCGCCCTCGCCGCGGTGCTCATCGGCGACCACGACGTGATCTTCCTGGACGAGCCCACCAACCACCTCGACGTGGAAGGCATCTCCTGGCTCGCCGGGCATCTGAAGACCCGCTGGGCAGCTCAATCCGGGGGACTCGTGGTGGTCACACACGACAGGTGGTTCCTCGACGAGGTCTGCAACATGACCTGGGAGGTGCACGACCGCCTGATCGAGCCCTTCGAGGGTGGGTACGCCGCATACATCCTGCAGCGCGTCGAGCGCGATCGCATGAGCTCGGTCGTGGAGGCAAAGCGCCAGAACCTGATGAAGAAGGAGCTGGCGTGGCTGCGTCGCGGCGCCCCGGCTCGTACCGCGAA is a genomic window containing:
- a CDS encoding 4-(cytidine 5'-diphospho)-2-C-methyl-D-erythritol kinase, producing the protein MTTTAGTQVVHARAPGKINVFLKVGAVMEDGYHDLATAFQAVSLSEEVRAYPATDFSVEFTGSIDTSGLATGGSNLAIKAARALARQAGYRGGVHLEIEKNVPIAGGMGGGSADAAATLLACDALWGTNATKEELLAIGAQLGADVPFAFTGGTAIGTGRGDQLSPALAKGKFQWVLALAEFGMSTPAVYQELDRHRDRHAQDIFPAEVQPTVDAKVLLALRAGDPHMLADVLHNDLQAPALHLAPGLGSVIQLGEENGALAGIISGSGPTVAFLVADADSALELQVALSASRLRVVRATGPVHGARLIND